In Cervus elaphus chromosome 24, mCerEla1.1, whole genome shotgun sequence, a single genomic region encodes these proteins:
- the LOC122682935 gene encoding 15 kDa protein B-like, which produces MAGTWKALVLVAGLVAVACVAQRSLSYEEIVTQALKFFNQGRRGQRIFGLLESTPPPPDLNSTTIPLNFRIKETVCFLFRYRRRPRQCPFREGGEERNCTGAFFMLRQLRLLSLNCVPDGELQPEPRRVRRSAGSSGEDPPELDSSSLPPAVRDLYERAKYDIISNILRNF; this is translated from the exons ATGGCAGGGACTTGGAAGGCCCTGGTGCTGGTGGCAGGCTTGGTGGCTGTGGCCTGCGTGGCCCAACGCAGTCTGAGCTATGAAGAGATTGTCACCCAGGCCCTGAAGTTCTTCAACCAGGGGCGGCGAGGTCAGCGCATCTTCGGCCTGCTGGAAAGCACCCCGCCGCCACCTGACTTG AACTCCACCACCATCCCGCTCAACTTCAGGATTAAAGAGACCGTGTGCTTTCTGTTCCGGTACCGCCGACGGCCCCGACAGTGTCCTTTCAGGGAGGGCGGG GAGGAGCGGAACTGCACCGGTGCCTTCTTCATGCTGCGGCAACTCCGCCTCCTGTCGCTCAACTGCGTGCCGGACGGTGAGCTGCAGCCGGAG CCTCGCCGGGTAAGGCGCTCTGCTGGGTCCTCTGGGGAAGACCCTCCAGAACTTGACAGCTCCAGTCTGCCACCTGCAGTCAGGGACCTGTACGAGAGAGCCAAGTACGACATCATCTCCAACATCCTGAGGAATTTCTag